From the Brachybacterium sillae genome, the window GGTTCGTGCCGTCGGCGATCGGCAGATAGGTGATGTCGCCGACGTAGCGCAGCCCTGGCGCCGGGGCGGTGAAGTCGCTCTTGAGCAGGTCGGGGTACTTCTGGCCAGACGGTTCGGGGATCGTGGTCCGCACCCGCCGCTTCTTCACATAGCCCCGGATTCCTTGCAGCCGCGGTGCCGACGTGCTCGGCCAGCCCGTCGACGGCCGGGTTGATCACCGCGGCGACCGCGGCGGCTTGTCCGCGCTCTCGGAGGGCGTCTCCAAGAGCGCGTGTGCCTTTCCCATCAGGTCCAGCGCCGCCCTGGTCCTGGCCAGCTCGGCCTCGGCCTTCTCCGCCCGGGCCCGTAGCGCCTGCAGCTCCCGCTCGCGCCGGTCCCGCGGCTTGCTGCCCAGCCCGGACAGCGAGCCGGCGGCCGCGGCCTTGCGCCACTCGATGATGTGGGAGGTGTACAGGCCCTCCCGGCGCAGGATCTCCCCCCGCCCAGAGCGGTCCGCGGCGTCGTACTCGGCCAGGATCGCCGCTTTGAACTCGGCGGTGAACGTCCGCCTCTTGGGCCGGTCAGCACGAGGAGCCATAGCCCCATCATCGGTGCCGACGTCAGCAACCGTCATCGTCATCTCAGTATTGGTCCGTTCTCGCCCCGGGCAGTGCGAAGGTCAGCAGTGCTGGTGTCTCACCCCATCCTGACGCACAGGGTGGGCCCGCAGACCCGCGGTGCACTGAACGGCGGGGGCGCTTCGATCTCTACCGGCGGAACGTCTGCTCCGGCTCCGGCGCACTCTGCGACGAACTCTCAGCAGGCGATCGTCGACGCCGCGCGCAGCCAGGTCGGGGTCTCGTACTCGTGGGGGACCTCCAAGCCGGGTGTCAGCTTCGACTGCTCGGGGCTGAGCTCGTACGCGTACGCGCAGGCCGGCATCGCCGTGCCTCGCACCTCGTCGCAGCAGGAGGCGGCCGGCACCACGATCTCGAAGTCCGAGGCTAAGCCGGGTGACCTCGTGGTGTGGCCGAGCCACCTGGGAATCTACGCGGGCGGCAACACGGTGATCGACGCCGGCAACAGCAAGGGCTCCGTCAGCGAGCGCACCATCTGGGGTTCGCCGACCTTCGTCACCTTCCGCTGACAGCACGCCACGACGCCAGCGTAGAGGGAGCCTCGACCACCGGTCGGGGCTCCCTCTACGTGCAGAGGCAGCGGTGTCAGCCGATCGAGGCGAGCAGCTCGGCGCAGGCCTTCTCGCAGCGTCGGCAGGCCTCGGCACAGACGTTGCAGTGCTCGTGCATGCCGGCGTGCTTCTCGCACTCCTCGGCGCAGGAACGGCACGCTGCCCGACACGCCTCGAGCAGAGCACGGTTCAGGGCAACGTTGGTGCCCGTCTGACGGGACAGGACCCGACCGGTCGTCGCGCAGACGTCGGCGCAGTCCTGGTTCAGGCGAATGCACTGGGTCAGCTCCGCCACCATGTCCTCGGCCAAGCAGGCGTCCGCGCAGGCGGTGCAGGTCTGGGCACACTCGAAGCAAGCCTCGATGCACTCAGCGAGCTTCTGCTGGTCGATGCTGCCGAGGTCCTTGGGGTAGGTCTGAAGCATGGATGCGACGTGATGGGTCATGGTTCTGCTCCTTCTCGCTCCGAACGGACCGGCGGATAGCGGCCCGCCCTGACGACGATAGTCAGGCCATCACGAGAGACGGAAGCGAGTGGACCGTGCGTTCGGAGGCAGGACGAAGAGACTGGTCAGCGCTGTGCTCAAGACATCGAGACGTGATCTTGAGGGGACCTTGATCTGGGGGTCCTAGGCTCGTGCAAAATGTCCTCTGGCTAGGAGAAATCATGCGTTCTCGTCGCTCTTTCGGTCGTTTCGCGGCGGTCGTCGTCACCGGTGCGATTGTGCTTGCCGGATGCACTGACAGCGGGTCTGACGAAGGTCAGACCTCGGGCGGGTCGGCGGCGGCCGAGACGTCCGAAGCGTCCGATAGTGGCGGCCACGGGGGCATGGAGCATCCGATGGATGGTGGCCCGGCACCGGAGGGGATGGCACCGGCGGAGGATCCCGAGTTCCCTGTCGGCACGGAGGTGACGCTCACGGCGGACCACATGGAGGGCATGGAGGGCGCGACGGCGACGATCTCCGGTGCCTTCGACACCACCACGTACGCGGTCAGCTTCACCCCGACCGATGGTGGCGATCCGGTCACCGACCACAAGTGGGTTGTTCACGAGGAGCTCGAGGACCCGGGCGAGGCACCGCTGGCGGAGGGCACCGAGGTGGTGATCATCGCCGATCACATGGCGGGTATGGAGGGTGCTGAGGCCACCATCGACAGTGCCACCGAGGAGACCGTGTACATGGTCGACTTCGAGGCCGACGGGATGATGATGACGAACCACAAGTGGGTCGTCGAGAGCGAGATCGAGCCCCTCCAGTGAACTCCCCGGCAAGACCGCGTAGCGCGTTGGGTCCCTCCGGCGGTGGATCCCGCCGCGGGATCGGCCAGCTGCCCCGACGATCACTCTTGATCGGTGTCGGACTGCTCCCGTTCGTGGTCGCTGGCTGTGGGATCCGCGGAGCTGAGGACGCTCCCGTCACGGGAGATGAGGACCTGCTCCGGGAACATGGGTTCGCTGACGCCGACGCACAGGAGATCATCGACCAGCTTGAAGCGCTCCCGGTGGCTGAGCGACCGCAGAACCTGATCGCCAGCGTCACCGCGACATCCCTTCAGCTCAGTGACGATGCAGGGCGCGAGGCCGAGCTGCCCCTTCCCGAGGACCAGTTCTACTTGTCGGTGGCCCCGTTCGTCGAGACCACCCACGAGTGCGCCTTCCACAGCCTGACCACGTGCCGCGGAGAACTGCGCAGCCGCGAGCTCACCGTGAGCGTGGTCGACAGCAGCTCGGGCGAGGTCCTTGAGGAGGGCACTCGCACCACGCACGACAACGGGTTTGTCGGTTTCTGGTTGCCGCGCGGGATCACCGCCGAGCTCACGTGCGCCCTCGAGGACGTCACAGGGACCGCGTCCATCTCGACCCAGGCGGAGGATGATCTGACCTGTCTGACCAGTCTCCAGCTGACGTGAGCAGGTGAAGCACCCGGTCCGCCTTCTGGCATTCGGTGGTCAGCCCAACTGGGCGGAGCGTGACACCACGCCTGAGTCGTCGGACCACGCTCCGACTGGGCGGGAGCCTGCTCGTCCTCGCGCCCCTTCTTGCGGCGTGCAGCAGTTCTTCGGACGCCGCGAGCGAGGCGAACGCCGGGTACGTCTCCGGCGATGGTGTCGTCGTCGAGATCCCCCCGGAGGGACGCGCCGATCCTCTGGAGATTCGGGGAACCACCGACGACGGCGACGACTTCGACTCCACGGCGCTGCGCGGTGCACCCTTGCTGATCAACGTCTGGTATGCGTCGTGTCCGCCATGCCGGGTTGAAGCGCCGGCGCTGAAGGCCGTGCACGCCGAATACGGCTCCCTGGGCGTGCAATTTGTGGGCGCGAACACCCGAGATAAGGCCGGGCCGGCTGCCGCGTTCGAGGAGACCTTCGGGATCACCTATCCATCGATCCCAGACCCCGACGGGGCCGTGATCGCGTCGATGGACGGCAGCGTCTCGCCCAACGCGGTCCCCACGACGTTGATCCTCGATGCTGAAGGGCGAGTAGCTGCCCGGATCACGGGCGCGGCCGACCAGAGCACCCTGGAGAGTCTCCTGGACGCCGTGCTGGAGGAGGGTGCCTGATGGGTGAAATGTTCGCCACCACCGTGCTGAGTGGGCCCCTGGCCGTGGCGCTCCTGCTGTCGATGGTGGCCGGTCTGGTCGCGTTCCTCTCCCCGTGCGTGCTGCCGGTGGTTCCTGGCTACCTCGGATACATCACCGGCCTCACCGGACAGAACACCAGCCCGCGCAGTCCCAGCGATCCGGGTGAGCGTCCAGGGCGTTTGGTCGCCGGCGCGGTGCTGTTTGTCGCCGGGTTCACCGCGGTATTCCTGGTCATCGGCGGATTCGTCGGCGCGATCGGGGCGCTGATCGTCCAGTACACCAGCGCGATCAATCGGATCTCCGGGGTGCTGGTCATCCTCATGGGCCTGGTGTTCGTGGGGATCTTCCCCCGGCTCTCGGGTGAGAAACGGATCCGGAAGCGCCCCGATGCCGGACTCGCCGGCGCACCTTTGCTTGGGATCACGTTCGGCTTCTCCTGGACCCCGTGCATCGGCCCGACGTTCGCCGCGGTCGCGGCGCTCAGCCTCGGGGAGGCTTCTGCCAGCCGCGGCGCCCTCCTCGCCTTCGGTTACGCGATCGGGCTCGGGGTCCCGTTCATCCTCTTCGCCCTCGTGTTCCGGCGAGCCCTGGGCATCTCCAGAGTGCTGTCCCGGCATCGCCGCACGCTGCAGATCGTCGGCGGGTCCGTCCTGATCACCATCGGGCTGCTGCTGGTCTCCGGGGTGTGGGAGCAGTGGATGGCATTGCTGCAGGTACGAGTCGGTAACTTCACCACGATCGTCTAAGGGGCGGCCCTCCGTGCGCGGCGGGCTCAGCGGTCAGCGGTCGCTCCAGGAAGCCGGATGGTGAAGGTGGCTCCCTGTCCGGGCCCCTCACTGGCTGCGGACATGGTTCCACCGTGCGCATCGACCAGGGCGCGGCTGATCGTCAGACCGATACCTGACCCGGAGTCCTCACGGGTGCGAGCGCTGTCGGCGCGGAAGAAACGTTCGAACAGGCGTGACCGGTCCTCGGCGGTGAAACCCTCGCCGTTGTCCGCCACAGAGATCACCACGGTGCCGCCCTCCATCGTGGCCGAAAGCGTGACGGTGCCTCCGGGCGAGGTGTGCCGCAGGGCATTGCTCAGGAGGTTTCCGAGTACCTGGGCGAGGCGGTCCGGGTCGGCGTGAATGATCGGTGATCGGCGCATAACGAAATCTCGTCGCAATGCCACACCCGCTGCCTCGAACCTCTCCTCCCATTCCTGGAGTGTTGAGCCCAGCAGGTCGCGGACCGACGTTGGCCGCAGCTCGACCGGGAGCTGTCCCTCTTCGGCACGGGACACCTCGCTGATGTCGTCGGTCAGCCGGGACAGGCGTATGGTCTGACCGGCAAGGATGGGCATGGCCGCCTCCGGCTCGATGACACCATCAGCCATCGCCTCGTGATGTGCCGAGAGAGTAGCAATGGGAGTACGTAGCTCGTGGGCGAGGTCAGAGAGCAGCCGGCGGCGATTCTCTTCGACGGCATCTAGGCGTGCAGCCATGTCGTTGAGCGTGGCGGCCAGAGAGTCCAGCTCGGTTCCCGCGCCGAGGGCGGGCACCCGAGTGGAGTAGTGGCCTCGGGAGAGTTCGTCCACGGCCAGGGTGAGGCGGTGGAGCGTCTGCCGGAGTCGTCGCGCCAGTCTCCAGGTGACCAGGCCTGCCGCTAGGAGGGAGACCACCAGTCCGACCCCCAGGGCGAGGGCGAGAGCGTCACGGTAGGCGCGCTCGATATGCAGAATCTCAGCGCTGCCCACCGGAAGAGCAGTCTGGAGCAGGTGATAGTGGAAGACGGCGGGTCCGATCATCACCGTCAGAGCGGTGATGCTGACGGCGCCGGCACACAGCACGATGAGCTGGCCGATCATCAAACGTGAGGCGAGGCTCGTGCCGGGGCGGATCGTTCTGGCCGATGAGCGGGGATCAGTCACGCCCTCACCCCTTCCCCATCCGGTACCCGATACCGCGGACCGTGGTGACATACCGTGCCGAACCCGCTGTCTCGTCCAGTTTTCGTCGCAGGTTGGCAATATGCACATCGACGAGATGGTCATCTCCGATCCAGGAACCACCCCAGACGGCTTCCATCAGCTGGTGGCGGCTGAAGACCTGGCCCGGCCGACGGGCCAGAGTCATAAGCAGTCCCCTCTCGGTGGGGGTCAGCGGGACTGGTTGGCCAGCGAGCCGCACCTCCTGGGCGGCCGTATCGATCTCAAGCTCTCCGAACGCGCGCACCGTGCCCGAAGGCGCGGTCCCGGGCTCGCCGCGGGGCCGCCGCAGCACGGCCTGGACCCGGGCGACAAGTTCACGCACGCTGAACGGTTTGGTGAGGTAGTCATCCGCGCCCACCGACAGTCCCACCAGACGATCAACCTCCTCTGATCGCGCCGTCGTGATCAGCACGTAGCAGTCGGAGAAGGCGCGGATCCTCCGCATCACCTCCAAGCCATCGAGGCCAGGCAGGCCGAGATCGAGGATGATCACGTCCGGTGACAAGGCGCGGGCTACCTCCACCGCCTCCGGACCGCTTCGCGCGCTCCCCGTGGCGTAGCCGGCCTTCACGAGGTATGCCTGCACGACGTCCGAGAGCGCGACTTCGTCTTCGACAACGAGAACCGTCGCTGCAACTCGAGCCGATTCACTCCTCATGGGCTCCAGTCTGGTCTCCGTTCCTGGGCGCCGTGGAGGTCCTGCTCGAGTCCGACCGGGAGCTGGCCGAGCCCGCGCGGCTCGAAGACTGGGTCGTCGACACCGAGGTCGAGCTCTCGCGGCCGGCCAGGCGCGCCGCGCTCTTGGCAGGGGTCAGATCCAGTCGGCGCAGCATCTGCGCATTCAAGGCCACAACGACAGTGGACAACGACATCAGGATCGCGCCGACCGACATGGGCAGCACGAACCCGATCGGCGCCAGGACACCGGCGGCCAGCGGAACGGCGGCGATGTTGTACCCGGCAGCCCACCACAGGTTCTGCTTCATCTTGCGGTAACTGGCACGGGAGAGCTGGATTACCGAGAGCACCGAGCGGGGATCGTCGGAGGCCAGGATCACGCCGGCGGAGGCGATCGCGACGTCGGTGCCGGCACCGATCGCGATGCCGACGTCGGCCTGCGCGAGGGCGGGGGCATCGTTGACGCCGTCGCCGACCATCGCCACGGCTCGTCCGTCGCGCTGGAGCTCGAGGACCTTCTCGCTCTTGTGCTCCGGGCGCACCTGGGCGAAGACCTGGTCGATACCGAGCTCGCCGGCCACGGCGCGGGCAACGGGCTGGGCATCGCCCGTGATCATGACGACGCGGATTCCCAGCTCATGCAGGGCGTCGACGGCCTCGCGAGATTCCTGGCGCACTTCGTCGGCCAGGCCGATCGCTCCCGTGACCTGCCCGTCGAGGAGGACATGGAGGACGATCGCTCCGTCGGCCGACCACGACCCGGTCGCCGGCAGCGGCTGGTGACCGTGCTCGGCCAGCAGGTTGGGTCCGCCGACCTGGACGGTGCGCCCGTCCACGGTCGCGCTGACGCCGACTGCGGTGGTGGACTGGAACTCGGTGGCGCGCGGCACGTCGAGTCCGCGTTCCGCGGCAGCGGCGGCGATCGCCCGGGCGAGCGGGTGCTCGCTGTCGGCCTCGGCCGCGGCGGCCAGCGCGAGCAGCTCGTCCTCGTCCAGGGTGCCGACGGTGGTGACGTGGTTCAGGGCGGGCTCGCCCTTGGTCAGCGTGCCCGTCTTGTCGAACAGGACGGTGTCAATGGTGCGCATCCGCTCCAGGGCGGCGCGCTCCTTGACCAGGACGCCGCCCTTCGCGGCCCGCTCGGTCGAGATGGACACCACCAGCGGGATCGCCAGACCTAGCGCGTGAGGGCAGGCGATGACCAGAACGGTGATCGCGCGGACCAGTGCACTCTCGGGCACCCCGACGACTGTCCACACGATCGCGGTGACGATCGCCGCGATCAGCGCGTACCAGAACAGCCAACCGGCGGCTCTGTCCGCGAGCAGCTGGGCCCGGGTCGTGGAGGATTGGGCGTTGGCGACCAGGCGCTGGATGCCGGACAGGGCGGTGTCCTCACCGATCGCGGTGACGCGCACGCGCAGCGCGTTGTCCGTGGCCACCGTGCCGGCGACGACCTGATCACCGATCTCGCGACGCACGGGGCTGGACTCGCCGGTGATCATCGAC encodes:
- a CDS encoding transposase, producing MAPRADRPKRRTFTAEFKAAILAEYDAADRSGRGEILRREGLYTSHIIEWRKAAAAGSLSGLGSKPRDRRERELQALRARAEKAEAELARTRAALDLMGKAHALLETPSESADKPPRSPR
- a CDS encoding C40 family peptidase yields the protein MSSYAYAQAGIAVPRTSSQQEAAGTTISKSEAKPGDLVVWPSHLGIYAGGNTVIDAGNSKGSVSERTIWGSPTFVTFR
- a CDS encoding four-helix bundle copper-binding protein — encoded protein: MTHHVASMLQTYPKDLGSIDQQKLAECIEACFECAQTCTACADACLAEDMVAELTQCIRLNQDCADVCATTGRVLSRQTGTNVALNRALLEACRAACRSCAEECEKHAGMHEHCNVCAEACRRCEKACAELLASIG
- a CDS encoding YdhK family protein, whose translation is MRSRRSFGRFAAVVVTGAIVLAGCTDSGSDEGQTSGGSAAAETSEASDSGGHGGMEHPMDGGPAPEGMAPAEDPEFPVGTEVTLTADHMEGMEGATATISGAFDTTTYAVSFTPTDGGDPVTDHKWVVHEELEDPGEAPLAEGTEVVIIADHMAGMEGAEATIDSATEETVYMVDFEADGMMMTNHKWVVESEIEPLQ
- a CDS encoding CueP family metal-binding protein — translated: MVAGCGIRGAEDAPVTGDEDLLREHGFADADAQEIIDQLEALPVAERPQNLIASVTATSLQLSDDAGREAELPLPEDQFYLSVAPFVETTHECAFHSLTTCRGELRSRELTVSVVDSSSGEVLEEGTRTTHDNGFVGFWLPRGITAELTCALEDVTGTASISTQAEDDLTCLTSLQLT
- a CDS encoding TlpA family protein disulfide reductase; the protein is MTPRLSRRTTLRLGGSLLVLAPLLAACSSSSDAASEANAGYVSGDGVVVEIPPEGRADPLEIRGTTDDGDDFDSTALRGAPLLINVWYASCPPCRVEAPALKAVHAEYGSLGVQFVGANTRDKAGPAAAFEETFGITYPSIPDPDGAVIASMDGSVSPNAVPTTLILDAEGRVAARITGAADQSTLESLLDAVLEEGA
- a CDS encoding cytochrome c biogenesis CcdA family protein; translation: MGEMFATTVLSGPLAVALLLSMVAGLVAFLSPCVLPVVPGYLGYITGLTGQNTSPRSPSDPGERPGRLVAGAVLFVAGFTAVFLVIGGFVGAIGALIVQYTSAINRISGVLVILMGLVFVGIFPRLSGEKRIRKRPDAGLAGAPLLGITFGFSWTPCIGPTFAAVAALSLGEASASRGALLAFGYAIGLGVPFILFALVFRRALGISRVLSRHRRTLQIVGGSVLITIGLLLVSGVWEQWMALLQVRVGNFTTIV
- a CDS encoding sensor histidine kinase, translating into MIGQLIVLCAGAVSITALTVMIGPAVFHYHLLQTALPVGSAEILHIERAYRDALALALGVGLVVSLLAAGLVTWRLARRLRQTLHRLTLAVDELSRGHYSTRVPALGAGTELDSLAATLNDMAARLDAVEENRRRLLSDLAHELRTPIATLSAHHEAMADGVIEPEAAMPILAGQTIRLSRLTDDISEVSRAEEGQLPVELRPTSVRDLLGSTLQEWEERFEAAGVALRRDFVMRRSPIIHADPDRLAQVLGNLLSNALRHTSPGGTVTLSATMEGGTVVISVADNGEGFTAEDRSRLFERFFRADSARTREDSGSGIGLTISRALVDAHGGTMSAASEGPGQGATFTIRLPGATADR
- a CDS encoding response regulator transcription factor yields the protein MRSESARVAATVLVVEDEVALSDVVQAYLVKAGYATGSARSGPEAVEVARALSPDVIILDLGLPGLDGLEVMRRIRAFSDCYVLITTARSEEVDRLVGLSVGADDYLTKPFSVRELVARVQAVLRRPRGEPGTAPSGTVRAFGELEIDTAAQEVRLAGQPVPLTPTERGLLMTLARRPGQVFSRHQLMEAVWGGSWIGDDHLVDVHIANLRRKLDETAGSARYVTTVRGIGYRMGKG
- a CDS encoding heavy metal translocating P-type ATPase, which codes for MAHEGHALPTATHTGHDMTGHGEHDMTGHEHHDPHAGHDMSGHGGHAGHGDHVGMFRRLFWIMLVLAIPTVLLNGMFADLLGYALPDAAWVPWVSPVMGTVMYLWGGRPFLTGAIEEIRDRKPGMMLLIGMAITVAFVSSLGASLGLLSHELDFWWELALLIAIMLLGHWLEMRSLAQTSSALDSLAALLPDQAEKIEGEDIVAVSPAELQLGDVVIVRPGGRVPADGEVIDGGADVDESMITGESSPVRREIGDQVVAGTVATDNALRVRVTAIGEDTALSGIQRLVANAQSSTTRAQLLADRAAGWLFWYALIAAIVTAIVWTVVGVPESALVRAITVLVIACPHALGLAIPLVVSISTERAAKGGVLVKERAALERMRTIDTVLFDKTGTLTKGEPALNHVTTVGTLDEDELLALAAAAEADSEHPLARAIAAAAAERGLDVPRATEFQSTTAVGVSATVDGRTVQVGGPNLLAEHGHQPLPATGSWSADGAIVLHVLLDGQVTGAIGLADEVRQESREAVDALHELGIRVVMITGDAQPVARAVAGELGIDQVFAQVRPEHKSEKVLELQRDGRAVAMVGDGVNDAPALAQADVGIAIGAGTDVAIASAGVILASDDPRSVLSVIQLSRASYRKMKQNLWWAAGYNIAAVPLAAGVLAPIGFVLPMSVGAILMSLSTVVVALNAQMLRRLDLTPAKSAARLAGRESSTSVSTTQSSSRAGSASSRSDSSRTSTAPRNGDQTGAHEE